A single genomic interval of Lathyrus oleraceus cultivar Zhongwan6 chromosome 7, CAAS_Psat_ZW6_1.0, whole genome shotgun sequence harbors:
- the LOC127102866 gene encoding uncharacterized protein LOC127102866, whose product MTETNSHSQTSDDTSSASQTNPPQAAKPNFHFAFAINNVKTIILVTLENDSNLYLSWSAIFKVQARVHNVLDHIIPSSDAHAIQASTDLKANDSELWNRLDTVVLFATMFHDNKHSRVVQLENQFSNTNLKYFPSTKAYCNHLKTLSDQLANVDSPITNTRLVLKMIYGLTDAYTGFVTYIKQHDPLPTFATSRSQLELEESTMLQCAARESHASSISVALMAKALTTKPAPKPSSYASNSNYLHRHITVIEERNQIVAVEIPEEEITSNNNNSGNHGITHLGNNGVLGIIHLALTQP is encoded by the exons ATGACAGAAACAAACTCCCATTCCCAAACTTCTGATGACACTTCATCAGCCTCTCAAACCAACCCTCCCCAAGCGGCGAAACCCAACTTCCATTTCGCCTTCGCCATCAACAACGTCAAAACCATAATCCTGGTGACGTTGGAAAATGATTCTAATCTCTACCTCTCATGGTCTGCCATCTTCAAGGTGCAAGCACGTGTTCACAACGTACTTGATCACATCATCCCGTCATCAGATGCACATGCCATACAAGCATCAACAGACCTTAAGGCTAACGATTCTGAACTTTGGAATCGACTTGATACAGTGGTACTGT TCGCCACTATGTTTCATGATAACAAGCATTCACGTGTTGTACAATTAGAAAATCAATTCAGCAACACAAACCTGAAATATTTTCCATCGACAAAAGCGTACTGCAACCACCTTAAAACTCTATCTGATCAACTTGCCAACGTCGACTCTCCGATCACTAACACACGGCTGGTGCTTAAAATGATATACGGTCTCACTGATGCATACACTGGGTTTGTCACTTATATAAAGCAACATGACCCTCTCCCCACCTTCGCCACATCACGATCACAGCTGGAACTCGAGGAATCAACCATGTTGCAGTGTGCTGCTCGTGAATCACACGCCTCCTCTATTTCGGTCGCTCTCATGGCCAAAGCTCTGACCACCAAACCTGCACCCAAACCGTCATCCTATGCTTCAAACTCCAACTATCTCCATCGACATATCACGGTCATAGAGGAAAGAAACCAAATCGTGGCGGTCGAAATTCCGGAAGAGGAAATCACgagcaacaacaacaacagtgGCAACCACGGAATTACCCACCTTGGCAACAATGGGGTCCTTGGAATTATCCACCTTGCCCTTACCCAACCCTAA